A window of Rhabdothermincola salaria contains these coding sequences:
- a CDS encoding anthranilate synthase component I family protein — protein sequence MIRPSREDFHALAAEHTVVPVWRELLADLITPVAAFARLCGDDEPGFLLESVEGGDRWGRWSFVGRNPLATIVSAGGELRVEGDLPADLPTTDGVLAAVEWLLERYRSPTLDELPPLHGGLMGYLGYDVVREVERLPDVPEDVTGYPDAVLSVIGQLAAFDHFRQRVTLIENVLVAPGTSPDELDRLYDAALGRLDQLAADGARPLDEPLLEPPPLDEPLPEVESSVSPDIYAGAVEAAKEHILAGDIFQVVLSQRFSFDLEADPFDFYRVLRQVNPSPYMYFVRTAEVSLAGSSPEPMVKLVDGRVISRPIAGTRRRGRTEEEDRRLGAELREHPKEVAEHVMLVDLARNDVGRVVRFGSEQVDEMMVLERYSHVMHLTSQVSGELADGRTPIDVLRATLPAGTVSGAPKVRAMEIIDALEPIKRGPYAGVVGYIDFSGTIDTALAIRTLMVGPDGRAHVQSGAGIVADSVPAHEDLECHNKAGGLLAAVPGARRLTATRRAARR from the coding sequence GTGATCCGGCCCTCGCGGGAGGACTTCCACGCCCTCGCGGCCGAGCACACGGTGGTGCCGGTGTGGCGCGAGCTGTTGGCCGACCTCATCACCCCGGTCGCCGCGTTCGCCCGCCTCTGCGGCGACGACGAACCAGGCTTCCTGCTCGAATCGGTCGAGGGTGGCGACCGGTGGGGACGCTGGTCGTTCGTGGGGCGCAATCCGCTGGCCACCATCGTCTCGGCCGGTGGCGAGCTGCGCGTCGAGGGCGACCTGCCCGCCGACCTGCCCACCACGGACGGCGTGCTGGCCGCGGTCGAGTGGCTCCTCGAGCGCTACCGCTCGCCCACCCTCGACGAGCTCCCGCCCCTGCACGGGGGCCTCATGGGATACCTCGGCTACGACGTGGTGCGCGAGGTCGAGCGGCTGCCCGACGTGCCCGAGGACGTCACCGGGTACCCCGACGCGGTGCTGTCGGTCATCGGCCAGCTCGCCGCGTTCGATCACTTCCGCCAGCGGGTCACCCTCATCGAGAACGTCCTGGTGGCTCCGGGCACCTCTCCCGACGAGCTCGATCGCCTCTACGACGCCGCCCTGGGTCGGCTCGACCAGCTGGCTGCCGACGGCGCCCGCCCGCTCGACGAGCCCCTCCTCGAGCCCCCTCCGCTCGACGAGCCCCTCCCCGAGGTCGAGTCGTCGGTCTCGCCGGATATCTACGCCGGCGCGGTCGAGGCGGCCAAGGAGCACATCCTCGCCGGCGACATCTTCCAGGTGGTGCTGTCGCAGCGCTTCTCGTTCGACCTCGAGGCCGACCCGTTCGACTTCTACCGGGTGCTCCGCCAGGTGAACCCCAGCCCCTACATGTACTTCGTGCGCACGGCCGAGGTGTCCCTGGCCGGGTCGTCCCCGGAGCCCATGGTGAAGCTGGTCGACGGTCGGGTGATCTCGCGGCCCATCGCCGGCACCCGCCGTCGGGGCCGCACCGAGGAGGAGGACCGGCGCCTCGGGGCCGAGCTGCGCGAGCACCCCAAGGAGGTCGCCGAGCACGTCATGCTCGTCGACCTGGCCCGCAACGACGTGGGTCGCGTGGTGCGCTTCGGTAGCGAGCAGGTCGACGAGATGATGGTGCTCGAGCGCTACAGCCACGTGATGCACCTCACCTCGCAGGTGTCGGGTGAGCTCGCCGACGGTCGCACCCCGATCGACGTGCTGCGGGCCACGCTTCCCGCCGGCACCGTGTCGGGTGCCCCCAAGGTGCGGGCCATGGAGATCATCGACGCCCTCGAGCCGATCAAGCGGGGTCCCTATGCGGGGGTGGTGGGCTACATCGACTTCTCCGGCACCATCGACACGGCTCTGGCCATCCGGACGCTGATGGTCGGCCCGGACGGTCGGGCCCACGTCCAGTCCGGGGCCGGCATCGTGGCCGACAGCGTGCCCGCCCACGAGGACCTCGAGTGCCACAACAAGGCCGGCGGCCTGCTGGCCGCCGTCCCCGGCGCCCGTCGTCTCACGGCCACCCGCCGAGCCGCCCGCCGCTGA
- a CDS encoding GroES family chaperonin has protein sequence MMNDRILVKMGGNEGERRSTGGILIPATAQMGKRLVWAECVAAGPNVRSMQPGDQVLFNPEDRYEVEVRGDDYIILRERDVHAVAAKRLEEGSTGLYL, from the coding sequence ATGATGAACGACCGGATCCTGGTCAAGATGGGCGGCAACGAGGGCGAGCGCCGTTCCACCGGCGGCATCCTCATCCCGGCCACCGCCCAGATGGGCAAGCGCCTGGTGTGGGCCGAGTGCGTGGCCGCCGGTCCCAACGTCCGGTCCATGCAACCGGGCGACCAGGTCCTGTTCAACCCCGAGGACCGCTACGAGGTCGAGGTCCGCGGCGACGACTACATCATCCTGCGGGAGCGGGACGTGCACGCGGTGGCGGCCAAGCGCCTCGAGGAGGGCAGCACCGGTCTCTACCTGTGA
- the trpC gene encoding indole-3-glycerol phosphate synthase TrpC, with protein MKTYLDGILAAHRAAAGDDERRLDDLIERASGREAVRGLRRSLVSVAEGGDVAVIAEVKRRSPSKGPLAPDLDPVALARDYEAGGAAAMSVLTDVEFFGGSSDDLAAARSAGALPVLRKDFTVDARDVVDARLMGADCVLLIAAALDQPELVDFMALARQVGLDALVEIHDEGELERAVDAGADLIGVNQRDLVTFAVDTDRAVRMAPQMPAGVVRVAESGITGPADAAVLAEAGYHAVLVGESLVTSGDPRGATAALRVARR; from the coding sequence CTGAAGACCTACCTCGACGGCATCCTCGCCGCCCACCGGGCGGCGGCCGGCGACGACGAGCGTCGTCTCGACGACCTGATCGAGCGCGCCTCGGGGCGGGAAGCGGTGCGTGGTCTGCGTCGGTCGCTGGTGTCGGTGGCCGAAGGCGGCGACGTGGCCGTCATCGCCGAGGTGAAGCGGCGGTCGCCGTCGAAGGGGCCGCTCGCGCCCGATCTCGATCCTGTGGCCCTGGCCCGTGACTACGAGGCCGGCGGGGCGGCGGCCATGTCGGTGCTCACCGACGTGGAGTTCTTCGGTGGTTCGTCCGACGACCTCGCCGCCGCCCGCTCCGCCGGCGCGCTGCCGGTGCTGCGCAAGGACTTCACCGTCGACGCCCGCGACGTGGTCGATGCCCGGCTGATGGGCGCCGACTGCGTGCTGTTGATCGCCGCCGCCCTCGACCAGCCCGAGCTGGTCGACTTCATGGCCCTGGCGCGCCAGGTGGGGCTCGACGCCCTGGTGGAGATCCACGACGAGGGCGAGCTCGAACGGGCCGTCGATGCCGGGGCCGACCTCATCGGGGTCAACCAACGCGATCTGGTCACCTTCGCGGTCGACACCGATCGAGCGGTGCGCATGGCGCCGCAGATGCCCGCCGGCGTGGTGCGGGTGGCCGAGAGCGGCATCACCGGTCCCGCCGACGCCGCCGTGCTGGCCGAGGCCGGCTACCACGCCGTCCTGGTGGGGGAGTCGTTGGTGACGTCGGGCGACCCCCGAGGTGCCACGGCCGCCCTCCGCGTCGCTCGTCGCTGA
- the trpB gene encoding tryptophan synthase subunit beta, translated as MALSEPSASGRFGEFGGRFVPETLVPACEELERSFRSAWGDAEFRGDLDQLLSEYAGRPSPLTECHRLSEELGVRVLLKREDLNHTGSHKINNVLGQALLARRMGKQRLVAETGAGQHGVATATAAALMGMECMVYMGEVDMERQALNVFRMRLLGAEVVPAMSGSRTLKDAVNEAMRDWVATVEHTHYCLGSVMGPHPYPWMVREFHTVIGTEARAQCAALLDGGVPDVVTACVGGGSNAIGIFSGFADTDAELVGVEPAGGAAVGRGVPGVVHGMKSYLMQDEFGQVQEAHSISAGLDYPGVGPEHSHLSAIGRARYEQVTDAEVIDAFQLLSRTEGIIPALEPAHALAWISRDRHALAGRTVLLNLSGRGDKDVAQMMEILG; from the coding sequence ATGGCCCTATCCGAGCCCTCCGCCAGCGGTCGATTCGGCGAGTTCGGTGGGCGCTTCGTCCCCGAGACCCTCGTGCCCGCGTGCGAGGAGCTGGAGCGGTCCTTCCGGTCGGCGTGGGGTGATGCGGAGTTCCGCGGCGACCTCGACCAGCTGCTGTCGGAGTACGCCGGTCGTCCGTCGCCGCTCACCGAGTGCCACCGCCTCTCCGAGGAGCTCGGCGTGCGGGTCCTGCTCAAGCGCGAGGACCTGAACCACACCGGCAGCCACAAGATCAACAACGTCCTCGGTCAGGCGCTCCTGGCCCGGCGCATGGGCAAGCAGCGGCTCGTGGCCGAGACCGGCGCCGGCCAGCACGGCGTGGCCACGGCCACCGCGGCGGCGCTGATGGGCATGGAGTGCATGGTGTACATGGGCGAGGTCGACATGGAGCGACAGGCCCTCAACGTCTTCCGGATGCGCCTGCTCGGCGCCGAGGTGGTGCCGGCCATGTCCGGCAGCCGCACCCTCAAGGACGCGGTGAACGAGGCCATGCGCGACTGGGTGGCCACCGTCGAGCACACCCACTACTGCCTGGGGTCGGTCATGGGTCCGCACCCCTATCCGTGGATGGTCCGCGAGTTCCACACCGTCATCGGCACCGAGGCCCGCGCCCAGTGCGCCGCGCTGCTCGACGGCGGTGTGCCCGACGTGGTCACCGCCTGCGTCGGGGGCGGGTCGAACGCCATCGGCATCTTCTCGGGCTTCGCCGACACCGACGCCGAGCTCGTCGGGGTGGAGCCCGCCGGTGGCGCGGCGGTCGGTCGGGGTGTGCCGGGCGTCGTGCACGGCATGAAGAGCTACCTCATGCAGGACGAGTTCGGTCAGGTCCAGGAGGCGCACTCCATCTCGGCCGGCCTCGACTACCCGGGCGTCGGCCCCGAGCACTCCCACCTCTCGGCCATCGGTCGCGCCCGCTACGAGCAGGTCACCGACGCCGAGGTCATCGACGCCTTCCAGCTGCTCAGCCGCACGGAGGGCATCATCCCCGCCCTCGAGCCGGCGCACGCCCTGGCCTGGATCAGCCGAGACCGGCACGCCCTGGCCGGTCGCACCGTGCTGTTGAACCTCTCCGGTCGCGGCGACAAGGACGTCGCCCAGATGATGGAGATCCTCGGGTGA
- a CDS encoding alpha/beta hydrolase → MADDTEIRSLTCTTSDGLSLEAELALPGEPAEGHPPVTGSVVLAHPHPLHGGSMTSLVTGELFRALPRSGLAALRFNFRGVGASEGEHGHGEAEALDVVAAIDALAAATPLRPLVVCGWSFGADVSLGVTDERLAGWVVIAPPLRFRPAADYDVVGHDPRPKLIIVPEHDEFRSPASAAEATADWVNTTLEVVPGADHFLVGRTDKAARLVIDFIASL, encoded by the coding sequence GTGGCCGACGACACCGAGATCCGCTCCCTCACCTGCACGACCAGCGACGGTCTGTCCCTCGAAGCCGAGCTCGCCCTCCCTGGCGAACCGGCCGAGGGCCACCCGCCCGTGACGGGCTCGGTGGTGCTGGCCCACCCCCACCCCCTCCACGGCGGTTCCATGACTTCGCTGGTCACCGGCGAGCTCTTCCGTGCCCTCCCCCGGAGCGGGCTGGCCGCGTTGCGCTTCAACTTCCGGGGCGTGGGCGCCAGCGAAGGCGAGCACGGCCACGGTGAGGCCGAGGCCCTCGACGTGGTCGCCGCCATCGACGCCCTCGCCGCGGCCACCCCCCTGCGACCGTTGGTGGTGTGCGGCTGGTCGTTCGGGGCCGATGTGTCACTCGGGGTCACCGACGAGCGCCTCGCCGGATGGGTGGTGATCGCCCCGCCGCTGCGGTTCCGACCCGCAGCCGACTACGACGTGGTGGGCCACGACCCGCGCCCCAAGCTGATCATCGTCCCCGAGCACGACGAGTTCCGCTCCCCCGCCTCGGCCGCCGAGGCCACGGCCGACTGGGTGAACACCACCCTCGAGGTCGTGCCCGGCGCCGACCACTTCCTCGTCGGCCGCACCGACAAGGCCGCCCGCCTCGTCATCGACTTCATCGCTTCTCTCTGA
- a CDS encoding YgfZ/GcvT domain-containing protein produces MDSATLTDVIDGFEALCGTGGSAPDTRELVTMTGPEAGRYLQGQLSQDVVVLAVGASAWSLLLQPTGKVDAWLRVHRTGDEEYALDVDLGWGEAVIARLRRFLLRTKAEIGEVEVREVLSVRHEATLVQIGAEPPGGAEGRLAGVVAGPSVAGVDWILPAGDAAAEEATVPAAALERYRVAHAVPRMGAELTDATIPGEAGQWLVQASVDFAKGCYTGQELVARIDSRGNTVPRPVRLLRIDQPEAMPVPGAAILHDGAEVGRVTSAVPALGEGHPALVLAPVGRAVAVGTQVTVELDGSAVPATLVDPPMRP; encoded by the coding sequence ATGGACTCCGCCACCCTGACCGATGTGATCGACGGGTTCGAGGCGCTCTGCGGGACGGGAGGATCGGCTCCCGACACCCGGGAGCTGGTCACGATGACCGGCCCCGAGGCGGGGCGCTACCTCCAGGGCCAGCTCAGCCAGGACGTCGTCGTGCTGGCGGTGGGCGCCTCCGCCTGGTCGTTGCTGTTGCAGCCCACGGGCAAGGTCGACGCCTGGCTGCGGGTGCACCGCACCGGCGACGAGGAGTACGCCCTCGACGTGGACCTTGGTTGGGGCGAGGCGGTGATCGCACGTCTGCGCCGGTTCCTGTTGCGCACCAAGGCCGAGATCGGCGAGGTCGAGGTCCGAGAGGTGCTGTCGGTGCGCCACGAGGCCACGCTGGTGCAGATCGGGGCGGAGCCTCCCGGCGGGGCCGAGGGACGCCTGGCCGGTGTCGTCGCCGGCCCGTCGGTGGCCGGGGTCGACTGGATCCTCCCCGCCGGGGACGCAGCCGCGGAGGAGGCCACGGTGCCGGCCGCCGCGCTCGAGCGCTACCGCGTGGCCCACGCCGTGCCCCGCATGGGCGCCGAGCTCACGGACGCCACCATCCCCGGCGAGGCCGGGCAGTGGTTGGTGCAGGCCTCGGTCGACTTCGCCAAGGGCTGCTACACCGGACAGGAGCTGGTGGCCCGCATCGACAGCCGGGGCAACACGGTGCCGCGGCCGGTGCGCCTGCTGCGCATCGACCAGCCCGAGGCCATGCCCGTGCCCGGAGCGGCCATCCTCCACGACGGCGCCGAGGTGGGGCGTGTCACCAGTGCCGTGCCAGCCCTGGGCGAGGGTCACCCGGCGCTGGTGCTGGCCCCGGTCGGCCGCGCCGTCGCCGTCGGCACGCAGGTCACGGTGGAGCTCGACGGCAGTGCCGTGCCGGCCACGCTGGTCGACCCGCCGATGCGGCCCTGA
- a CDS encoding TrpB-like pyridoxal phosphate-dependent enzyme encodes MPRFNLPESQLPTAWFNLLPRLPEPLEPPLHPATRQPVGPDDLAPLFPMALIEQEMSAQPWIDIPGEVLDILKLWRPTPLVRATRLEAALGTPARIYFKDESVSPAGSHKPNSAVPQAWYNKAEGITRLATETGAGQWGSSLAFATTQFGIECKVYMVRASYNQKPYRKSMMEVWGAEVVPSPVDEPDSPGSLGAAISDAVRDTVSREDTHYALGSVLNHVCLHQTVIGLEAKDQLAAAGEERPDVILASCGGGSNFAGIAFPFVEEDGVRLVAVEPASCPTLTEGSFDYDFGDVAGMTPLMRMYTLGHDFMPPSIHAGGLRYHGDSPIVSRLVRDGRVEAVAYPQGKVFEAAIQFANAEGKIPAPETAHAIRGAIDEALAAKETGEEKVILFNYSGHGHLDLAAYDDYLNGRLIDG; translated from the coding sequence ATGCCTCGTTTCAACCTGCCCGAGTCCCAGCTGCCCACGGCGTGGTTCAACTTGCTGCCTCGCCTGCCCGAGCCGCTCGAGCCGCCCTTGCACCCGGCGACGCGTCAGCCGGTGGGTCCCGACGACCTGGCCCCGCTGTTCCCCATGGCGCTCATCGAACAGGAGATGTCGGCGCAGCCCTGGATCGACATCCCCGGCGAGGTGCTCGACATCCTCAAGCTGTGGCGTCCCACGCCGTTGGTGCGGGCCACCCGCCTCGAGGCCGCCCTCGGCACCCCGGCGCGCATCTACTTCAAGGACGAGTCGGTCTCACCGGCCGGGTCGCACAAGCCCAACAGCGCCGTACCGCAGGCCTGGTACAACAAGGCCGAGGGCATCACCCGGCTGGCCACCGAGACCGGTGCCGGCCAGTGGGGCTCGTCGCTGGCCTTCGCCACCACCCAGTTCGGCATCGAGTGCAAGGTGTACATGGTCCGGGCCTCGTACAACCAGAAGCCGTACCGCAAGTCGATGATGGAGGTCTGGGGGGCCGAGGTCGTGCCGTCGCCGGTCGACGAGCCCGACAGCCCTGGTTCGCTGGGGGCGGCCATCTCCGACGCCGTGCGCGACACGGTGAGCCGGGAGGACACGCACTACGCGCTCGGCTCGGTGCTCAACCACGTGTGCCTGCACCAGACGGTCATCGGCCTGGAGGCCAAGGACCAGCTGGCGGCGGCGGGCGAGGAGCGCCCCGACGTCATCCTGGCGTCCTGCGGCGGCGGCTCGAACTTCGCCGGCATCGCCTTCCCCTTCGTGGAGGAAGACGGCGTGCGCCTCGTGGCCGTCGAACCGGCCTCGTGCCCCACCCTCACCGAGGGCAGCTTCGACTACGACTTCGGCGACGTGGCCGGCATGACCCCGCTGATGCGCATGTACACGCTGGGCCACGACTTCATGCCGCCGTCCATCCACGCCGGCGGGCTGCGCTACCACGGCGACTCACCGATCGTCTCGCGCCTGGTGCGAGACGGCCGGGTGGAGGCGGTCGCCTACCCCCAGGGGAAGGTCTTCGAGGCGGCCATCCAGTTCGCCAACGCCGAAGGCAAGATCCCGGCGCCCGAGACCGCCCACGCCATCCGGGGCGCCATCGACGAGGCCCTGGCCGCCAAGGAGACCGGTGAGGAGAAGGTCATCCTGTTCAACTACAGCGGCCACGGCCACCTCGATCTGGCCGCCTACGACGACTACCTCAACGGGCGCCTGATCGACGGTTGA
- a CDS encoding J domain-containing protein — MADELTHYDVLDVDATASASEIRRSYLALARDHHPDFHTALDDHARAANEREMQRINEAWSVLSDEQRRRAYDDELRRRHRRERTPGAPSRDFVPFDEGDDTDYAAALDDEPVGEGARVSQRLQVLPVIAAAVGVMVVFVGLAVQSDLLAAWGAIVAVLGVGAFIATPVVAVMRSYRSDRDA, encoded by the coding sequence GTGGCCGACGAACTGACGCACTACGACGTCCTCGATGTCGATGCCACCGCGTCGGCTTCCGAGATCCGTCGGTCCTACCTGGCGCTGGCCCGCGACCACCACCCCGACTTCCACACCGCCCTCGACGACCACGCCCGGGCGGCCAACGAGCGGGAGATGCAGCGCATCAACGAGGCCTGGTCGGTGCTCAGCGACGAGCAACGGCGTCGGGCCTACGACGACGAGCTGCGGCGCCGGCACCGCCGCGAGCGCACGCCGGGCGCGCCCAGTCGCGACTTCGTGCCCTTCGACGAAGGCGACGACACCGACTACGCCGCCGCCCTCGACGACGAACCGGTCGGGGAGGGGGCCCGGGTCTCCCAGCGCCTGCAGGTGCTGCCCGTCATCGCCGCCGCCGTCGGCGTGATGGTGGTCTTCGTCGGCCTGGCGGTGCAGTCCGACCTGCTCGCCGCGTGGGGGGCCATCGTGGCCGTCCTCGGCGTGGGGGCGTTCATCGCCACCCCCGTGGTGGCGGTGATGCGCAGCTACCGCTCCGACCGCGACGCCTGA
- a CDS encoding class I SAM-dependent methyltransferase, producing the protein MDADAWNARYDTAELVWSGEPNQFLPPEIADLEPGTALDLACGEGRNAIWLATQGWTVTGVDFSSVGVAKARRLAGERGVEVDFQIGDATEFEPPEQGYDLVIVFYLQLPADERRAAVANAVRSLAPGGHFVYVAHDLLNLSEGYGGPDDAVVLATAEGIVDDMASASLEYGLELDVERAERVDRPVPTPDGERIAIDTLVRARRLDTISVADLGPIGEDVG; encoded by the coding sequence ATGGACGCCGACGCCTGGAACGCCCGCTACGACACCGCCGAACTGGTGTGGTCGGGTGAGCCGAACCAGTTCCTGCCCCCGGAGATCGCCGACCTCGAACCCGGCACCGCACTCGACCTGGCCTGCGGCGAGGGGCGCAACGCCATCTGGCTGGCCACCCAGGGCTGGACCGTCACCGGCGTCGACTTCTCCTCGGTCGGTGTGGCCAAGGCTCGACGCCTGGCCGGCGAGCGGGGGGTGGAGGTCGACTTCCAGATCGGCGATGCCACCGAGTTCGAGCCGCCCGAACAGGGCTACGACCTGGTCATCGTGTTCTACCTGCAGCTCCCCGCCGACGAGCGCCGGGCGGCGGTGGCCAACGCTGTGCGCTCCCTCGCCCCGGGGGGCCACTTCGTGTACGTCGCCCACGACCTGTTGAACCTCTCCGAGGGCTACGGAGGCCCCGACGACGCCGTCGTGTTGGCCACCGCCGAGGGCATCGTCGACGACATGGCCTCCGCCAGCCTCGAGTACGGCCTCGAGCTCGACGTCGAGCGCGCCGAACGGGTCGACCGGCCGGTGCCCACCCCCGACGGCGAGCGCATCGCCATCGACACCCTCGTGCGGGCCCGGCGGCTGGACACCATCAGCGTCGCCGACCTCGGTCCGATCGGCGAGGACGTGGGGTGA
- the hisF gene encoding imidazole glycerol phosphate synthase subunit HisF: MRTARVIPCLDVDAGRVVKGVNFVGLRDAGDPVELAARYDAEGADELVFLDITASSDQRETIVDVVRRTAEEVFIPFTIGGGIRSVDDARRLLRAGADKVSVNTAAVDRPELVSEIAAEFGNQCVVVAIDARRRRTDDGQPAESWEVFTHGGRTPTGIDAVEWARRAATLGAGEILLTSMDRDGTRDGFDTALTSAVADAVDVPVIASGGVGRLDHLVEGVTAGHADAVLAASIFHFGEHTVHEAKAHMLAAGVTVRP, encoded by the coding sequence GTGAGGACCGCCCGCGTCATCCCCTGCCTCGACGTCGACGCCGGGCGGGTCGTGAAGGGCGTGAACTTCGTCGGCCTGCGCGACGCCGGCGACCCGGTCGAGCTGGCCGCCCGCTACGACGCCGAAGGCGCCGACGAGCTGGTCTTCCTCGACATCACGGCGTCATCGGACCAGCGAGAGACCATCGTCGACGTGGTGCGCCGCACCGCCGAAGAGGTGTTCATCCCCTTCACCATCGGTGGTGGCATCCGCAGCGTGGACGACGCCCGACGCCTCCTGCGCGCCGGCGCCGACAAGGTCTCGGTCAACACCGCGGCCGTCGACCGCCCCGAGCTGGTCTCGGAGATCGCGGCCGAGTTCGGCAACCAGTGCGTGGTCGTCGCCATCGACGCCCGTCGTCGCCGCACCGACGACGGCCAGCCCGCCGAGAGCTGGGAGGTCTTCACCCACGGCGGGCGCACCCCCACCGGTATCGACGCCGTCGAGTGGGCCCGCCGGGCCGCCACGCTCGGCGCCGGCGAGATCCTGCTCACCTCCATGGACCGCGACGGCACCCGTGACGGCTTCGACACCGCGCTCACCAGCGCGGTGGCCGACGCCGTCGACGTGCCCGTCATCGCCTCCGGCGGTGTCGGTCGCCTCGACCACCTCGTCGAGGGCGTCACCGCCGGCCATGCCGACGCCGTGCTGGCGGCATCGATCTTCCACTTCGGCGAGCACACCGTCCACGAGGCCAAGGCCCACATGCTCGCCGCCGGCGTCACCGTCCGGCCGTGA
- a CDS encoding putative quinol monooxygenase translates to MAQTSLFVKMVALPDKRDEMLAALEGMLPQVAQEEGTLVYSFHLDAGDENTIWIFELYSDGDALALHGGSDAMKSCFEALGPLFAEPPMMVMATPTAEAKGLPS, encoded by the coding sequence ATGGCACAGACCTCGCTGTTCGTGAAGATGGTGGCCCTGCCCGACAAGCGCGACGAGATGCTCGCCGCCCTCGAGGGCATGTTGCCCCAGGTGGCCCAGGAAGAGGGCACGCTCGTGTACTCGTTCCACCTCGACGCCGGCGACGAGAACACGATCTGGATCTTCGAGCTCTACTCCGACGGTGACGCCCTCGCCCTGCACGGGGGCAGCGATGCCATGAAGAGCTGCTTCGAGGCCCTCGGTCCGCTCTTCGCCGAGCCGCCGATGATGGTGATGGCCACGCCCACGGCCGAGGCCAAGGGCCTTCCCAGCTGA
- a CDS encoding phosphoribosylanthranilate isomerase, protein MFVKICGITNEADALMAVAMGADALGFVFAPSSRRVGPDDVRDIVRHVPDEVLTVGVFRDESAQRIVELVTSTGLGGVQLHGRESPGEATWIKARVPFVVQAFAAGDPRLERVDDYDVDAVLLDAAVPGSGTTFDWSLVGDLPRRRRVLLAGGLDPENVAEAIRAVDPWGVDVSSGVERGPGLKDVRRVRRFIAEARAAGDGPGTEPSVDPPGIFDEASPT, encoded by the coding sequence ATGTTCGTGAAGATCTGTGGGATCACCAACGAGGCCGACGCCCTGATGGCGGTGGCCATGGGCGCCGATGCGCTCGGGTTCGTCTTCGCGCCCTCCTCTCGTCGGGTGGGGCCCGACGACGTGCGCGACATCGTCCGCCACGTGCCCGACGAGGTCCTCACCGTCGGGGTCTTCCGCGACGAGTCGGCCCAGCGCATCGTCGAGCTCGTCACCTCCACCGGCCTCGGCGGCGTGCAGCTGCACGGCCGCGAGTCCCCGGGCGAGGCGACCTGGATCAAGGCCCGGGTGCCGTTCGTGGTGCAGGCCTTCGCCGCCGGCGACCCCCGTCTCGAACGGGTCGACGACTACGACGTCGACGCCGTCCTCCTCGACGCCGCCGTGCCGGGGTCGGGCACCACGTTCGACTGGTCGCTGGTGGGCGACCTGCCCCGTCGCCGCCGGGTGCTGCTGGCCGGTGGGCTCGACCCGGAGAACGTCGCCGAGGCCATCCGCGCCGTGGATCCCTGGGGGGTCGACGTGTCCAGCGGGGTGGAGCGTGGTCCCGGGCTCAAGGACGTGCGTCGGGTGCGGCGCTTCATCGCCGAGGCCCGCGCCGCCGGCGACGGGCCCGGTACCGAGCCATCCGTCGACCCACCGGGGATCTTCGACGAGGCGTCTCCCACCTGA
- the hisI gene encoding phosphoribosyl-AMP cyclohydrolase, which yields MPASIPIDATEDQLAAVTYNSDGLVPAIVQEEGTGQVLMMAWMNEESLRKTLETGRTWFWSRSRQEYWCKGETSGDRQYVRSAAYDCDGDTLLFVVEQEGKGACHTGNYSCFYRPFGPEGDTGHAGR from the coding sequence ATGCCCGCCTCCATCCCCATCGACGCCACCGAGGACCAGCTCGCGGCGGTGACGTACAACAGCGATGGGCTCGTGCCGGCCATCGTCCAGGAAGAGGGCACCGGGCAGGTGTTGATGATGGCCTGGATGAACGAGGAGTCGTTGCGCAAGACCCTCGAGACCGGCCGCACCTGGTTCTGGAGCCGGTCGCGCCAGGAGTACTGGTGCAAGGGCGAGACCTCCGGCGACCGCCAGTACGTGCGCTCGGCGGCCTACGACTGCGACGGCGACACGTTGCTGTTCGTGGTCGAGCAGGAGGGCAAGGGCGCCTGCCACACCGGCAACTACTCCTGCTTCTACCGGCCCTTCGGTCCCGAGGGCGACACCGGCCACGCCGGGCGCTGA